The genomic DNA TCGCCCTCGGCCTCGCGGCCGGCATCGCGATCGACGCGTTCCTCGTGCGGATGACGCTGATCCCCGCCCTGATGGCGATCCTCGGCGAGCGCGCCTGGCAGATCCCGGCGTGGCTGGAGCGGATCCTGCCGAGCGTCGACATCGAGGGAGAGGCCGTCGAACGCGAACGCCACCTCGCGGCCTGGCCCGGCGACGATTCCGTGATCGCCGCCGACGAGCTCCCCATCGCGGGTGCCGCGCCCGTGTCGCTGCGCCTCGCACCCGGGGGAACGCTCGTGGCGACCGGCGCCTCGCGCGGCACGCTGCGTGCACTCGCTCTGACCGTGACGGGCCGGGTGGCTCCGGAGGCCGGACGCCTGCGCACCGCGGGACATCTGCTTCCCGGACGTGCCGCCTGGGTGCGCGCCCACGTCGGCTGCGTGCTCATCGACGACCCAGACACCGCCGTCCGCGACCTCGACGAGGCCCTGCGCGGGCGCACGAGCCTGGTCGTGATCGACGGCATCGACCGGATGTCCGGCGCTGCGCGCGACCAGCTCATCGCCCGGTTGCGCGACGCCGGGTCGGAGGTCGCCGTGTTCGCCTCGGCAATGGATGCGGATGCTGCGCGGGCCCTACTGGCAGACGCCGGCCGCGGCGCGGCATCCGTCGTCGACCTGCGCACACCCGCCACGATCATCAGTCCGGAAGCATCCGCCGAATCAACCGAGGTGAACGCATGACCCTCTCCATCGAGCGCGCACGCTCCCGCAAGCCCATCACGTGGCTCACGATCCTCGGGATCCTGCTGCTGCCGGCCGCCGTCGGCGGCATCCTGGTCGCAGCCCTCCAGAATCCGACCGAGCGCCTGGATTCGATGACCGCCGCGATCGTCAACCTCGACGAGCCGGTGAAGGTCGATGGGCAACTCGCCCCGTTGGGGCGTCAGCTGGCATCCGGTCTCGTCGAGGGATCAGACGACCTGGACTCGAACCTGACCTGGGTGATCTCCAACGAAGACGACGCAGCTGCGGGGCTCGCGGACGGTTCCTATCAGGCCGTCATCACGATCCCGGAGAGCTTCTCGGCTGCTGCCACTTCTTCGGGGCAGGCGATCGCCGACGGCGGCGGATCCGCGGCCGACAAAGCGGAGAAGGCCACCATCACTGTGACCACGCCCGAGGACGGGCTCGTCGCCGACGATCTCATCACCGGGCAGATCGCTTCGGTCGCCGCATCGACGATGGGCACCATGCTCAGCGAAGCGACGATGGAGAACGTGCTCGTCGGCTTCACGACGATCGGAGACCAGATCGGCGAGGCCGCGTCTGGTGCCGCCGAGCTCGCCTCCGGGGCTCGGGGTGCCGCGACCGGCGCCGCCGCAATTCCCGATGGGGCGACGAAGCTCGCCTCCGGAGCTTCGCAGCTCGGATCCGGAGCGACGGATCTCGCGAACGGGCTCGACACGATCGCCCAGAACACCCGTGGTGCCGCATCCGGTGCGGCGCAGATCGGTTCGGGCCTGACCGGCGGCGCGGCCGCCCTGGAGGCGAACGGCATCGTCGCCGATCCCGTGTACGGCGCCGCGAATGGCAGCGCAACCGCGACAGGGCAGGTCGCCGAAAAAGCGTCGTCCCTGTCCGCCCAACTGGCGAATCTCCTCGGGACCTGCGACGCGGACGCCACTCCCGCTCTCTGCACGGGACTCCAGACCGCATCCGCCGACGCCGCGGCCCTCGATAAAGCCGCCGCCCAGGCATCAGGTGCTGCCAGCGGCACTGTCTACGCGCTCACACAGTTCGATGCCGCCGCTTCCGCTGAACTCGCGTCTCAGATGCGTCAGGCCGGCGACGGCGCGACCGCTCTCGCGGGCGGCCTCACCCAGCTCGCCGGCGGCGTCGACCAGTCGAGCGCGGGCGCGCGCGCCCTGTCCAGCGGCGCTGGGGAACTGTCCGGCGGCGCCACCGCGCTGTCGACCGGCGCATCGGAGCTCGCCACGGGGCTCGACACTCTGGCCACCGGCACGGGCGACCTCGCCGGTGGTCTGCGCACCGCCGCCGACTCGCTGCCGTCGTTCAGCGACGAGGAGTCGACCTCACTGGCCTCCGTCATCGCCGACCCCGTGTCGAGCAACGCGACGACGGGCACGATCTTCGGCCCGACCGCGATCCCGCTGCTCGCCGCCGTGGTGCTGTGGTTCGGCGGGCTCGCCTCGTTCATCGTGATGCGTGCCCACACCGAGCGGACACTGACCTCACGGCGCTCCTCCGCGGCCCTCACCCTCCGCGCCTTCACCCCCGCGGCGTTGATCGGTGCTGCACAGGGCCTGCTGGTGGCGCTCATCGTGCAGATCGTCGCCGGATACGGTGCCGCGGAATGGTGGGCCTTCGCCGGGACCGCAGTGCTGTCCGGCATCGTCTTCGCCGCGGTGAATCAAGCCCTCGTCGCCCTGTTCGGTGGAATCGGGCGCTGGATCAGCGCACTGATCGGCGTGCTCGCCGTGGCCACCGGCCTCATCTCCACGGTGCCGGGCTGGCTGGCAGGAATCGGAGCTGCACTCCCCACCGCTCCGGCGTTCACCGGCCTCATCGCCGCGAACGGCGGCGCGATCGCGGCGCTGGTGGTGTGGGCGGTGCTGTCGATCGTCGCGACGACGATCGCCGTAGCCCTGCGCCGCACCACCTCGACGAAGGCGGTGCTCGCCACGGCGTGATCGCCGGGGCGGGTCCCGCTGGGCCGGCATCCACCCCGACGGGCGACCCGTCCGGCCAGCACCTCCGGCACCGTGCACGACTTCGGATCTCACGCCCGACACGCCGTCATCAAGGCACCGGCCACGGCGAGTCGCCATCCGGCTCCGAAGCTGTGCACACAGCATCCGTCCGCCCGCGGGAAACTCAGATCATCCCCTGGGCTGAGGCCCGTTCGGGCGATAGGACCGTCACACCGAGCACAACTTCGGATGCTCCGCGCGAAACGCCGCTAAAACGGCGCCGACCACGGCGTGTCGCCATCCAGCTCCGACGTTGTGCCCGCGGCGCATCGCCACCGCGCACGCACGCCCGCCCGGGTCAGCTGAGGCCGGAGTACGCGTGCAGGCCCTTGAAGAAGACGTTCACGATGGTGAAGTTGAAGATCACGGCGGAGAATCCGACGATCGCGAGCCACGCGGAGCGGCTGCCGCGCCAGCCGCGGGTCGCCCGCGCGTGGATGTAGCCGGCGTAGATGACCCAGATCACGAACGTCCAGGTCTCCTTGACGTCGAAGCCCCAGTAGCGGCCCCAGGCGTCCTGCGCCCAGATCGCTCCGGCGATGAGCGTGAAGGTCCAGAGGATGAAGCCCACGATGGTGAAGCGGTACGCGAGGCTCTCGAGTCGGTCGGAGCCGGGGAGCGTGCGCAGGAACCCGGGGCCGGTCTTCGCCGCGTTCTCGCCGACCAGGCGCTCGCGCCGCGCCTGCATCAGCTGGATCACGGACAGGGCGAATGCCAGCGCGAAGAACGCCGTGCCGAGCGATGCGACGAAGACATGGATGATCAGCCAGATGCTCTTCAGCGGATCCATCAGCGGCACGACGGCGACGTAGAAGCTGGTCGCGGCGCCGCCGAGCAGCACGACGACCAGGCCGATGATGAAGGTGCCGAGGAAGCGCAGGTCGAGCCGCGTCAGCACGGCGAGGAAGACGGCGACGACGAGCAGCGTGCCGATCATCCCGAACTCGTACAGGTTCGCCCACGGCACGCGTCCAGCGGCGATGCCGCGCGTCACCGTCGCCGCCAGATGGAAGAGGAAGGCGAGAACGGTGAGCGAGGTGCCGATCCGTGCCATCACGAAGCCCTGCGCAGGCGCGGGAACCGAGGCGTCTGCGGCGTAGGCGTTGCCTCGCGCCCCCACCCCGACGAGCTCTGCTTCGCTCCGCGCGTCCGCGGTCACCTGCGAGCGCCGCGCCAGATCGAAGGCGTAGGCCACGAAGGCCGCGGCGTAGATCGCGATCGCGGTCCACAGCAGGATCGGCGAGAGCACGTTGAGCTCGAGCATGGTGTCAGTCTACTTTCGGGGTATCGGATGCCGCCGGGCCGGCCGGGGACGCAGCTGTCTCATCCGCCGGCTCATCGCGTCGGGTCGAGCCGCCTGCGGCATCCATCAGTCGTGCGTGACCTGCGACGAGGTCATCGACCGCCGCAGCGAGCGTCGGGTCCTCACCGCGAGCGAGACCGGCGTATTCCAGCGAGACGACACCGTCCTCGCCCGAAGCCTTCACCCAGACGCGGCGACGGGGCACGAACAGCGCGAGCATGAGGCCGCCGAGCGCCGACAGGGCGAAGACGAGCACCCACACGGCGGAGGCGTCGTGGTGGATCTGGAGCGATGCGAACCGCTTGACGGACTGCGAGGCGTCGGTCGCCCCGTCCGGCGACTCGTCTTCGAAGGTCACGGTGCCCAGGCCGTTCGGCAGGTCGCCGGTTTCTCCGGGGCCGAGCTCGATGGAGTTCACGTTCGTCGTACGGCCGGCGAGCTTCTTCATCCCCGTCGTGTCGAGCACGTACACGGACTTCGGGATGCCGTCGTTGATGCCGAGGTCACCGGAGTAGACGTCGAGTGTGAGCAACGGATTGATCAGGTCGCCGTACCCCGAGGCGATGGCGCCCTCCTGGCCGGACGCGGCCGTCGGATAGAAGAAGCCGATCAGACCCAGCTGTTCCGGCATGCCGTCGGTGACCTTGACGACGCCGAGGGAGGTCATGTTGTTGTCCTGCGGGAGGAACGGCACGCTGTTGCGGTAGACGATGTCGCCGGCGGCGTTGCGCACCGTGATGGTGGGCGCATAGCCGTTGCCGAGCAGGTAGATCTGGTCGCCGCCGACGCCCAGCGGGTGGTTGACCCTGACCGCGCCGTCCGTGGACGAGCCGGTGGTGTCCTGCACGCTCACGTTCGCGGAGAAGTCGCCGGCCTGCCCTGAACCCGGCTCGCCGAACGGCTGGTAGGTGACATCG from Microbacterium sp. LWO13-1.2 includes the following:
- a CDS encoding YhgE/Pip family protein, with protein sequence MTLSIERARSRKPITWLTILGILLLPAAVGGILVAALQNPTERLDSMTAAIVNLDEPVKVDGQLAPLGRQLASGLVEGSDDLDSNLTWVISNEDDAAAGLADGSYQAVITIPESFSAAATSSGQAIADGGGSAADKAEKATITVTTPEDGLVADDLITGQIASVAASTMGTMLSEATMENVLVGFTTIGDQIGEAASGAAELASGARGAATGAAAIPDGATKLASGASQLGSGATDLANGLDTIAQNTRGAASGAAQIGSGLTGGAAALEANGIVADPVYGAANGSATATGQVAEKASSLSAQLANLLGTCDADATPALCTGLQTASADAAALDKAAAQASGAASGTVYALTQFDAAASAELASQMRQAGDGATALAGGLTQLAGGVDQSSAGARALSSGAGELSGGATALSTGASELATGLDTLATGTGDLAGGLRTAADSLPSFSDEESTSLASVIADPVSSNATTGTIFGPTAIPLLAAVVLWFGGLASFIVMRAHTERTLTSRRSSAALTLRAFTPAALIGAAQGLLVALIVQIVAGYGAAEWWAFAGTAVLSGIVFAAVNQALVALFGGIGRWISALIGVLAVATGLISTVPGWLAGIGAALPTAPAFTGLIAANGGAIAALVVWAVLSIVATTIAVALRRTTSTKAVLATA
- the ccsB gene encoding c-type cytochrome biogenesis protein CcsB encodes the protein MLELNVLSPILLWTAIAIYAAAFVAYAFDLARRSQVTADARSEAELVGVGARGNAYAADASVPAPAQGFVMARIGTSLTVLAFLFHLAATVTRGIAAGRVPWANLYEFGMIGTLLVVAVFLAVLTRLDLRFLGTFIIGLVVVLLGGAATSFYVAVVPLMDPLKSIWLIIHVFVASLGTAFFALAFALSVIQLMQARRERLVGENAAKTGPGFLRTLPGSDRLESLAYRFTIVGFILWTFTLIAGAIWAQDAWGRYWGFDVKETWTFVIWVIYAGYIHARATRGWRGSRSAWLAIVGFSAVIFNFTIVNVFFKGLHAYSGLS
- a CDS encoding cytochrome c biogenesis protein ResB, which translates into the protein MNNDSSDPLRPSDHVDGDDSITQPRLGFVGWLRWSWRQLTSMRTALVLLLVLAIAAIPGSIFPQRMADPNGVTQWERNNPDLFPVLDALKLFDVYLSPWFSAIYLLLFTSLVGCVIPRIKHHAKALRARPPRTPARLQRLEDFRAVRREAADADAAASASIDIATKQLKSLGYRVERYDRGRSFSVSAERGYWRETGNLLFHLALVGVLITVGVGGGFAYTGQRVLVEGETFANTLVDYDSMNRGRFVSDDALTPYAMRLDSFDVTYQPFGEPGSGQAGDFSANVSVQDTTGSSTDGAVRVNHPLGVGGDQIYLLGNGYAPTITVRNAAGDIVYRNSVPFLPQDNNMTSLGVVKVTDGMPEQLGLIGFFYPTAASGQEGAIASGYGDLINPLLTLDVYSGDLGINDGIPKSVYVLDTTGMKKLAGRTTNVNSIELGPGETGDLPNGLGTVTFEDESPDGATDASQSVKRFASLQIHHDASAVWVLVFALSALGGLMLALFVPRRRVWVKASGEDGVVSLEYAGLARGEDPTLAAAVDDLVAGHARLMDAAGGSTRRDEPADETAASPAGPAASDTPKVD